A stretch of DNA from Streptomyces gobiensis:
GGACCAGGCTGAGCTGCTTGTCGAGCGGCTTGTCCAGCTCGACCCGGAGACCGTCACCGACTTCGCCCGTCACTTCGAGGCCCGCTACAACCGCGCCTACCGCTGGGATCTGTGGGGCGCGGCCTGGGTACTGCTGGACGGGGCCAGCGACGATGTCTTCGACGCCTTCCGCTGCTGGCTGATCGGGCAGGGCCGGGAGGTGTTCGAGGGCGCGCTGCACAATGACCCGGACGCGCTCGCCGAGCTCCTTGAGGACTTCGACGCAGAGGTCGACGGTGATGGCGAGGAACTCGGTTATGCGGCCGACGAAGCGTACGAACAGCTGATCGGGTCCGAGCTGCCGGAGCTGGGGCTGCCCGAGCCACCGGAGGAGCCGGAGGGCACGCCGATCGACTTTGAGAACGACCAGGTCATGGCGGACCGTTTCCCCAGGCTCTGGGCACGTTTCAAGGCGTGAGTCCGGCCAGCGAGCGCCCCATCAGCACATCGTCGATGTACTCACCCTCCAGCAGGAACTCCCCCGGCAGCACACCCTCCACGGCGAATCCCTCGGAAGCGTAGAGCGCCCGCGCCGGAACGTTGTGGCTCAGCACCCGCAGGGTGATACGTACCGCTCC
This window harbors:
- a CDS encoding DUF4240 domain-containing protein, which translates into the protein MHEDEFWELIDSSRAAAEGDPVDQAELLVERLVQLDPETVTDFARHFEARYNRAYRWDLWGAAWVLLDGASDDVFDAFRCWLIGQGREVFEGALHNDPDALAELLEDFDAEVDGDGEELGYAADEAYEQLIGSELPELGLPEPPEEPEGTPIDFENDQVMADRFPRLWARFKA